In Besnoitia besnoiti strain Bb-Ger1 chromosome IX, whole genome shotgun sequence, a single genomic region encodes these proteins:
- a CDS encoding hypothetical protein (encoded by transcript BESB_014860) has translation MRDSPPPVKARTPDTSHVGLHRPFADVYEAAEDSFLFLDALESDLQFLLRRRPSLIIEIGSGSGCIITFLRSLFRLATAASAASKSLEDGILLQAAEADRGRDRDRAPDDPVKALAGAGDAAPPLASPPSACDASAASAGWTPCFLAVDCNLSATKATLETAQRAVESDAKANGEDSPRREAPSGDASDPGDAQSTATEEPPKEKKTAKPRGDIDVTASDLFRCFRTRREPTDARAVSSPSSPSLPPTTASSPSGASVAGATDGLFDVVLFNPPYVPGTPRRPPSPADWAWWGGADGREVIDRFLPHAIAHLSPAGVLYLLLEKQNKIEEVVARMESLGFAAVQVKRRKIHGGEDLSIWRFTRLGSGVE, from the exons ATGCgagactcgccgccgccagtcaaggcgcggacgcccgACACCAGCCACGTTGGGCTCCACCGTCCCTTCGCCGACGTATacgaggccgcagaagattctttccttttccttgaCGCGCTCGAGAGCGATCTCCAGTtccttctgcgcaggcgcccttCGCTAATTATCGAAATCGG ATCTGGCAGCGGCTGCATCATCACGTTCCTGCGGAGTCTCTTTCGGCTggcgacagcggcgtcggcggcctctaAGTCTCTGGAAGACGGCATTCTTCTCcaagccgcggaggcagatcGAGGACGCGACAGGGACCGCGCGCCCGACGACCCTGTGAaggccctcgccggcgcgggcgatgccgcgcctccgctaGCCTCGCCCCCTTCAGCTTGTGAcgcgtccgctgcctctgcgggaTGGACTCCGTGTTTCCTCGCTGTCGACTGCAACCTCTCTGCGACCAAAGCGACGCTGGAGACCGCGCAGCGTGCGGTGGAAAGCGACGCCAAGGCGAACGGAGAAGACAGCCCACGGCGCGAAGCGCCTTCTGGAGACGCCTCAGATCCGGGAGACGCTCAAAGTACCGCCACAGAAGAGCCGccaaaagagaagaagacggcaaAGCCTCGCGGGGATATCGACGTGACTGCCAGCGATCTCTTCAGATGCTTCCGCACGCGCCGGGAACCCACCGACGCGCGTGCGGTGTCttccccctcctctccctccttgcCTCCTACTACCGCCTCAAGCCCTTCAGGAGCCTCTGTAGCAGGCGCGACCGACGGGCTCTTCGACGTTGTGCTTTTCAATCCG CCGTATGTCCCAGGGActccgcgccgtccgccgagTCCGGCAGACTGGGCCTGGtggggcggcgcagacgggcGCGAGGTCATCGACCGCTTTCTTCCACACGCCATT GCGCACCTGTCGCCCGCTGGAGTTCTTTACCTC TTGCTGGAGAAGCAAAACAAGATTGAAGAGGTCGTGGCGCGCATGGAGTCGCTGGGATTCGCTGCGGTG CAAGTGAAACGCCGCAAAATCCACGGGGGAGAAGATCTTTCCATCTGGCGCTTCACCAGGCTGGGAAGCGGCGTTGAATAA